The Alteribacter populi genomic sequence CTTTACCTTTGCCATGTTGCGCTCCAGCTACTTGACCTGGAAAACCCATGTTTGGATGTGCTTGCGCCCCTGCTACTTGACCTGGAAAGCCCATGTTCGGATGTGCTTGCGCCCCTGCTACTTGACCTGGAAAGCCCATGTTCGGATGTGCTTGCGCTCCTGCTACTTGACCTGAAAAGCCCATGTTCGGATGTGCTTGCGCTCCTGCTACTTGACCTGGAAAGCCCATGTTCGGATGTGCTTGCGCTCCTGCTACTTGGCCTGGCCCCATTTGCGCACCTGCCACTTGAGGTCCACCATTGATATGCTGATGAGACACTTGGTCTACTTGAGAAGCGGTGTGTGGATAACTATGCACGTGTTTATACAAATGGTGATTTACGTTCGTCGTGTGCGTTGGATGCACTTCAGGAACGATATATTCACAACATGAGTGTGTCACTTGTTGCTGTGTAGGATGCACGCGCGGTGGCATACACTGAGCTTTTGTACGCGGACGTTTAAACATACGCTGTATTCCTCCTTTTTGATTCGGTACACTATCAACCTATGTGAGTCCCTACATACATGTACTAGTTATAAAACCTATTTTTGGTGTTTTTCTATGTGTTAGTGCCTGAATAAAAGGGATATTGTGTATAGGGTCGTTTATTCTTTTTCATTTTAAATTACTAAAGTAAAAACCGAAACAAAAAAGGCTTTCTTACAAGCCCTTAATGTGTTTGTTCAACAAAGAAGATTAAACCCTTGCTCGAAAGGAGGACAAAAAGAGCCGAGAAGATCGAGGCGCAGAAGTCTCGAAGCCCAGAGCGTAGGTGATTACTACGTGAGGACTGGAGAGACGATGCAACAAAGAGATTCGACAGCTATTTTTCCCGGACTTTTTGAACATCCTATTAAAGAGTTAGAAACGGAAACTCGACCGCCCCATCCCTCGCCTCTGTCATAAACCAAAACGTAAAGCCAATCACTGCAAAGAACATTAATAAGATCATCGTTTTCATGCTTTCTCTCCCACTTAAAAAACTTTACTATCGTATTGTAAGAATTTCCTATGAAATAATCAACAGGTATTTTGCAGAAAATTGCATTTTTCTTACCATTTCGTCATGATTTTCTCAAAAAACAGGCTAAAACACCCAAAGAAACTACACGATACTCGAATAAGCGCAAAATCTGCGCTCACCCGGGAAATACCCAAAAGTTTATTTCCGTGTTATATTGGGAAAAGATAATTAATAATATAAAAATTGGGGGAGTGAGTGAACAATGCCAAAAGTAGAAGTACCTGGATATGGATCATTCGATACTTCAAAAGGAACGAAGCTTGTTCTAGCGCTGGAGGACAATGGTATTGATATTCTTCATCGATGCGGAGGAAAAGCTAAATGTACAACCTGTCGCGTAGAAGTACATGAAGGAACATTCGAACCTAGGGGTGAAGCAGAAAAAGCGAAATCACTAGAAGAAAACTGTCGCCTTTCCTGCCAGGTCAGCGTTCAATCCGACGTTAAAGTGACACCGAAAATGACTGTGTCATCTTCAGGAATGGATCCAGGTCCAAGACCAGAAAAATAAAAATATCGAATTAAGATCGCAGGACCGGGTTTCTGCGATCTTTTGTTATTTTCTGAAGATCACCGTAAGTGTAGATCTCTTTTTTCTTAAGCTCATCGACTAAATACATAAAGACTTCAGCTGTCATGTGAGCGTCATTTAACGCATGGTGGCGCATTCTTTTTTCAATGCCTAGCCTCTTAATCAGGTGATCGAGGCTATTTTTCTCATTTGGATAAAGGTAGTTCGCAATTTCATAGGCATCGACAAAATAGGGATTAAATTTGGAGAGCCCCCACCTCTTAGAGAGCTCTTTTAAGAAAACGACATCAAAACTTGCAGGATAGGCGACAATGACCGTATTTGACATGAACTGTACAAAACGAAAGAAACCGACAAGAAAGGGTTCTCCCTCTTTAATATCCTTTCGGCTCAACCCTGTTAATTCCGTCACATCGTCCGATACTGGTTTAAACGGTCGGACAACCTCATAAAAATGTTCAGGGAATTTAATATGATTCGCATTTACCTTCATCGCTCCTATTGAAATGACTTCATCCCCCATCCGTGGGAAAAAGCCAGTCGTCTCCAAATCGAAAACGGTAAATGTTAGCTCATCAAGAGAAACGTCATCAATGCTCCCTTCAGGTTGAAGGTCCATCATTTCTGCAATTAACGCATCGTATAGTGCACGGTTTTTTTTAACCCACCTTCGTTTCATTTGATGAAAAAAGTGGATATCAAAAAGAATGTAGCGTAAATAGTGTAGTATGGATACCTCCATGTTAGAGCCCCCTATTTCTCGCAAAGCTCAATTCACTCATTTGCTGCATTCGTTTTGCTACCATTAACGCTTCTTTCAATTGTTTGCGCTGATCTTTCGTTAATCGATGCGTGGCCAGTTCATTTGATAGCGGCTGATTGTCTCCTAATTGACGCAAATTTTCCTGAATCCGAAATTGATATAAATAGTCTAAAGCGAGTTTCGCATTTTTTACATCTCGTGGATGGAACACTTCCTCTTTTTGTAACGTATGAAGACGCCTAAGTGTACTTACCTCTTCAATGCCATAACGAATGGCAAAAATGCGCACTCCGTTTATTATTTGCATAATCGCTGACTTTTTTAAATCAAGAGTCCGATTT encodes the following:
- a CDS encoding spore coat protein is translated as MFKRPRTKAQCMPPRVHPTQQQVTHSCCEYIVPEVHPTHTTNVNHHLYKHVHSYPHTASQVDQVSHQHINGGPQVAGAQMGPGQVAGAQAHPNMGFPGQVAGAQAHPNMGFSGQVAGAQAHPNMGFPGQVAGAQAHPNMGFPGQVAGAQAHPNMGFPGQVAGAQHGKGKGKCC
- a CDS encoding 2Fe-2S iron-sulfur cluster-binding protein, producing the protein MPKVEVPGYGSFDTSKGTKLVLALEDNGIDILHRCGGKAKCTTCRVEVHEGTFEPRGEAEKAKSLEENCRLSCQVSVQSDVKVTPKMTVSSSGMDPGPRPEK
- a CDS encoding 3'-5' exonuclease is translated as MEVSILHYLRYILFDIHFFHQMKRRWVKKNRALYDALIAEMMDLQPEGSIDDVSLDELTFTVFDLETTGFFPRMGDEVISIGAMKVNANHIKFPEHFYEVVRPFKPVSDDVTELTGLSRKDIKEGEPFLVGFFRFVQFMSNTVIVAYPASFDVVFLKELSKRWGLSKFNPYFVDAYEIANYLYPNEKNSLDHLIKRLGIEKRMRHHALNDAHMTAEVFMYLVDELKKKEIYTYGDLQKITKDRRNPVLRS